In the Engystomops pustulosus chromosome 2, aEngPut4.maternal, whole genome shotgun sequence genome, one interval contains:
- the LOC140116524 gene encoding protein S100-B-like: MCSQKPESTSSSSFPNLSDGQELTELENSMVNIIRVFHSYSNEHCKLRRKHLKELINKQMSTFVKQVQDTQTLDVIFKDLDANHDREIDFSEFAALIAMVTSACHTSFHEAQ, from the exons ATGTGTTCACAGAAGCCAGAAAGCACTTCTTCATCAAGTTTTCCAAATTTATCTGATGG ACAGGAGCTGACAGAGCTGGAAAACTCCATGGTAAACATTATACGGGTCTTCCATTCTTATTCTAATGAACACTGCAAGCTGAGGAGAAAACATCTGAAGGAGCTGATCAACAAGCAGATGTCGACATTTGTCAAG CAAGTCCAAGACACACAAACCCTCGATGTTATTTTCAAAGACTTGGATGCAAACCATGATCGGGAGATTGATTTTAGTGAATTTGCAGCACTAATTGCTATGGTGACGTCAGCTTGTCACACCTCCTTCCATGAAGCGCAATGA